A portion of the Streptomyces coeruleoprunus genome contains these proteins:
- a CDS encoding TetR/AcrR family transcriptional regulator yields the protein MGNREDLLAGARRCLQEKGWARTTVRDITTAAGGVSMAAIGYHFGSREALLNAALIEAIDEWGTRIGRTLNSYGEAGSTPAEQYEAMWAAIIASFPRDRTLWLATFEALLQAEHSEELRRYLAGSQAQGRRGLAALLLDTDENGIDDTAARTLGATQMALFAGLMTQWLTDPDHAPDAADITAGLRALTDIVGTPKTQEGTPAK from the coding sequence ATGGGGAATCGCGAGGATCTACTGGCCGGCGCCAGGCGCTGCCTTCAGGAGAAGGGCTGGGCGCGGACCACGGTCCGCGACATCACCACGGCGGCCGGCGGCGTCAGCATGGCCGCCATCGGTTACCACTTCGGCTCCCGCGAGGCACTGCTCAACGCCGCTCTCATCGAGGCGATCGACGAGTGGGGCACCCGAATCGGCCGCACACTGAACTCGTACGGCGAAGCCGGAAGCACCCCGGCCGAGCAGTACGAGGCGATGTGGGCCGCGATCATCGCCTCCTTCCCTCGCGACCGCACCCTGTGGCTGGCCACCTTCGAGGCACTGCTCCAGGCCGAACACTCCGAAGAGCTCCGCCGCTATCTGGCGGGCAGCCAGGCCCAGGGGCGACGGGGCCTGGCCGCTCTGCTGCTCGACACCGACGAGAACGGCATCGACGACACCGCCGCCCGCACCCTCGGCGCCACACAGATGGCCTTGTTCGCCGGCCTGATGACCCAGTGGCTCACCGACCCCGACCACGCCCCTGACGCAGCCGACATCACCGCCGGACTCCGCGCGCTCACGGACATCGTCGGCACACCCAAGACTCAGGAAGGGACCCCGGCCAAGTAG
- a CDS encoding flotillin family protein: MSPVLTAVVGIVVLVVLLGLVVITRYKVAGPSEAFIITGRRGKQATDPATGRVFTDNSGQKVVVGGGVFVVPFVQQRFTLDLSSRHIPVAVRGAVTLRGVKANLEGVAIVKVGGTEDSIRAAAQRFLMQQDGIVGFTQEVLSGALRSIVGRMSVEDIIRDRAAFAGQVAEEAEASLSGQGLVLDAFQIQDITTEGSYLEDLGRPEAARAKQEADIAEAVARRAAEQARLKAEEEIAIAQRTLYLKQAEIKAQTDEAAAQANAAGPLAEAARQQDILTEQEKVAARQAALTDRQLDTQVRKPADAARYQAEQEAEARRIALVKEAEAAAERDRLTGEGEKARRAALAEAVRIEGESEAAAIGAKGAAEAEAMRKKADAFAQYGDAAVLQMLVEVLPQVVGKAAEPLAAVDRMTVISTDGASQLTRTVTDNVAQGMELLSSATGVDLASLLQGITQKKPATETAAAPVSRSTPVEIAD, from the coding sequence ATGAGCCCTGTTCTCACCGCTGTGGTGGGCATCGTCGTACTCGTCGTTCTCCTCGGCCTCGTGGTCATCACGCGCTACAAGGTCGCCGGGCCCAGCGAGGCGTTCATCATCACCGGCCGGCGTGGCAAGCAGGCCACCGATCCCGCCACCGGGCGCGTGTTCACCGACAACAGCGGCCAGAAGGTCGTGGTCGGCGGCGGCGTCTTCGTCGTGCCGTTCGTGCAGCAGCGGTTCACGCTCGACCTGTCCAGCCGGCACATCCCGGTCGCCGTGCGCGGAGCCGTCACCCTGCGCGGGGTGAAGGCCAACCTGGAGGGTGTCGCGATCGTCAAGGTCGGCGGGACGGAGGACTCGATCCGGGCCGCGGCCCAGCGGTTCCTGATGCAGCAGGACGGGATCGTCGGCTTCACGCAGGAGGTGCTCTCCGGCGCGCTGCGGTCGATCGTCGGCCGGATGTCGGTCGAGGACATCATCCGGGACCGGGCCGCGTTCGCCGGGCAGGTCGCGGAGGAGGCGGAGGCCAGCCTGTCCGGGCAGGGCCTCGTCCTGGACGCCTTCCAGATCCAGGACATCACGACCGAGGGCTCCTACCTGGAGGACCTCGGCCGCCCCGAAGCCGCCCGCGCCAAGCAGGAGGCCGACATCGCCGAGGCGGTCGCCCGGCGCGCCGCCGAACAGGCCAGGCTCAAGGCGGAGGAGGAGATCGCCATCGCGCAGCGCACCCTCTACCTGAAGCAGGCCGAGATCAAGGCGCAGACCGACGAGGCCGCCGCCCAGGCCAACGCCGCCGGTCCGCTCGCCGAGGCGGCCCGCCAGCAGGACATCCTCACCGAGCAGGAGAAGGTCGCCGCACGTCAGGCCGCCCTCACCGACCGGCAGCTCGACACCCAGGTCCGCAAGCCCGCCGACGCCGCCCGCTACCAGGCCGAGCAGGAGGCCGAGGCCCGCCGCATCGCCCTGGTCAAGGAGGCCGAGGCCGCCGCCGAGCGGGACAGGCTGACCGGTGAGGGCGAGAAGGCCCGGCGCGCGGCCCTCGCCGAGGCCGTACGCATCGAGGGGGAGTCCGAGGCCGCCGCGATCGGGGCGAAGGGTGCCGCCGAGGCCGAGGCCATGCGCAAGAAGGCCGACGCCTTCGCCCAGTACGGCGACGCCGCCGTCCTCCAGATGCTCGTCGAGGTGCTGCCGCAAGTCGTCGGCAAGGCCGCCGAGCCGCTTGCCGCCGTCGACAGGATGACCGTCATCTCCACCGACGGTGCGAGCCAGTTGACCCGTACCGTCACCGACAACGTCGCTCAGGGCATGGAGCTCCTCTCGTCCGCCACCGGCGTGGACCTCGCCTCGCTTCTCCAGGGCATTACTCAGAAGAAGCCGGCGACCGAGACCGCCGCAGCCCCGGTGTCTCGCAGCACACCGGTCGAGATCGCCGACTGA
- a CDS encoding SCO2400 family protein produces the protein MSERDHAVGRPADGTASSGRSQMDYCSSCRRHLNGALVCPGCGAYAPDIDPSSSLTRAVDPATIVVGVEEPLSADAGDGHAAPSATSAGRAARRRQLARWKKKQRRAVVATAVALVGGGLTVATMDRGTADRAQAATAPEAPDLRAVQGQVPEQARPSAERTDVPRPSRTNPAPGRAAELPRQQAPEAPSHATPARPHQDATASAARKAPAPTSQPPFTAPSSGGTVPDRGADTGTGSQEATPPPPAADNTSAGGTSPSPAATSPAELCLLVVCLG, from the coding sequence ATGTCCGAGCGCGACCATGCCGTCGGCCGGCCGGCCGACGGCACAGCCAGCTCAGGAAGATCGCAGATGGACTACTGCTCCTCGTGTCGTCGGCATCTCAACGGCGCCCTGGTGTGTCCGGGGTGCGGCGCCTACGCGCCCGACATCGATCCCTCCTCCTCCCTCACCCGTGCCGTTGACCCGGCAACGATCGTCGTCGGCGTGGAGGAGCCCCTGAGCGCGGACGCGGGCGACGGCCACGCGGCGCCGTCGGCCACGTCGGCGGGAAGGGCGGCGCGGCGTCGGCAGCTGGCGCGGTGGAAGAAGAAGCAGCGCCGGGCGGTCGTGGCGACCGCCGTGGCCCTGGTCGGGGGCGGTCTGACCGTGGCCACCATGGACCGGGGCACAGCCGACCGCGCCCAGGCGGCGACGGCGCCGGAGGCCCCGGACCTGCGTGCCGTCCAGGGACAGGTCCCCGAACAGGCCCGTCCGTCGGCGGAGCGGACCGATGTCCCCCGGCCCTCCCGCACGAACCCCGCGCCCGGACGCGCTGCCGAGCTCCCGCGGCAGCAGGCTCCGGAAGCCCCGTCCCACGCCACGCCGGCCCGGCCGCACCAGGACGCCACCGCCTCCGCCGCTCGGAAGGCGCCGGCGCCGACCTCGCAGCCGCCGTTCACGGCGCCCTCCTCCGGCGGCACCGTCCCCGACCGCGGTGCCGATACGGGGACGGGCAGCCAGGAGGCCACCCCGCCGCCTCCGGCCGCTGACAACACGAGCGCGGGCGGCACCAGCCCCTCACCCGCCGCCACCTCGCCCGCGGAGCTGTGTCTGCTGGTGGTCTGCCTCGGCTGA